A stretch of Eleutherodactylus coqui strain aEleCoq1 chromosome 2, aEleCoq1.hap1, whole genome shotgun sequence DNA encodes these proteins:
- the LOC136610587 gene encoding uncharacterized protein has translation MRKAITAEERLLITLSFLATGESYASLHLQFRVGKSTITEIVRCTCSAIWQKLQPIVMPSPTEDTWQRVAAGFQDVAKFPNCIGAVDGKHVRVLQPAHSGSKFFNYKNFFSIVLMAVADAHSKFVCIDVGAYGSTGDSRVLRTSQIGMQILRDGVTLPAPQPFPATTHPVPFVMVSDEAFPLMPNLLRPYPRRGLNARKRIFNYRLSRARRVVECAFGIMVSQWRVLGTTLLVDPNTVDDLVKACCVLHNYLRDYRPEVDVEELDPAFDTVINWGGGRTPATAVQVRELFTDYFLSHEGTVPWQFSCVGGVQP, from the exons atgaggaaggcgatcactgcagaagaaaggctgctcatcacccttaG cttcttggccacaggagagagctatgcatccctgcatctccaatttcgtgttggtaaatcaaccatcaccgaaattgtgaggtgcacatgcagcgccatctggcagaagttgcagcccatcgtgatgccttcacctaccgaggacacttggcaacgtgttgcagcaggctttcaagatgttgccaaatttcctaactgcataggcgccgtcgacggcaaacatgtgcgtgtgcttcagccagcccactcaggctccaaattcttcaattacaaaaattttttttcaattgtcctgatggccgtggctgatgcacatagcaaatttgtttgcatcgacgtcggcgcctatggcagcactggggattctcgggtgctgcgaacatcacagattgggatgcaaattctccgagatggcgtcacgctcccagccccacaacctttcccggcaaccacacatccagtcccctttgtgatggtatcggatgaggctttcccgttgatgccaaacctgttgcgcccatacccgcggagaggactgaatgcccggaaaaggatttttaattataggctgagccgggcacgtcgtgtggttgagtgtgccttcgggattatggtgagtcagtggagagttctagggactacACTGTTAGTAGACCCTaacacagttgatgaccttgtcaaggcatgttgtgttcttcacaactacctccgggactatcgcccagaggtagatgtcgaagaacttgatcctgcctttgacacggtcatcaactggggggGAGGTAGGACGCCTGCTACTGCAGTGCAGGTACGCgaactcttcactgactatttccttagtcacgaaggcaccgtgccatggcagttctcctgtgtcggtggtgtgcagccctaa
- the LOC136610001 gene encoding uncharacterized protein: MAWYQRMGINVARMITLVESRPEIWDPAETGYSDRDLKADAWLSVCTGMYPDWDSGTAALHSEILKDVKNRWRSVRDRYKKHEKDCEKSGMSPSQKKCPYQEQLHFLRTSRVLRASSGNIGAAPPTDTTASPDKDGPGQEPCDDESREGTPALEDSQRSTPDLNPTSVSPEVGEQIVSCGNTTAPASRAYVSRVVTSARASRSVAAGPRRKNSKADATQEALSLLRRSETADQWDTMGTAIASRLRELSSERQWTIPPVLYTVLEIFGSPRAIADSTAIIVAMKNAAFPVQHSYRMLPAPQSFPDQPPRVSRTPVYPMHHGSPDTGYGDTASGGSPSQASFLSLMNSPLQQTSQQSTSRLCMPPNASQCIIGENSFTYTALE, encoded by the exons ATGGCGTGGTACCAGAGAATGGGTATAAACGTTGCCAGGATGATAACATTG GTTGAAAGTAGGCCTGAGATATGGGACCCAGCCGAGACGGGCTACAGCGACCGAGATTTAAAGGCAGACGCCTGGCTATCGGTATGCACTGGCATGTATCCCGATTGGGACTCCGGAACTGCTGCCCTCCACAGTGAAATAC TTaaagatgtcaagaatcgttggaGGTCGGTTCGGGACCGCTACAAGAAGCATGAAAAAGATTGTGAAAAAAGTGGCATGTCGCCTTCACAAAAGAAATGTCCATACCAGGAGCAACTGCACTTCCTCCGAACTAGTCGAGTGTTGCGCGC atccagcgggaacatTGGGGCCGCGCCTCCCACGGACACCACCGCTTCACCTGACAAAGATGGGCCGGGACAGGAGCCGTGTGACGATGAGTCCAGAGAAGGTACCCCAGCCTTGGAGGACAGCCAGCGTAGCACGCCCGATTTGAACCCCACTTCTGTTTCTCCAGAAGTGGGGGAACAAATTGTGTCGTGTGGCAATACTACTGCCCCTGCCAGCAGAGCATATGTTAGCAGGGTGGTGACTTCCGCGCGGGCCAGCCGCAGCGTTGCTGCTGGCCCGCGTCGGAAGAATAGCAAGGCAGATGCCACCCAAGAGGCGCTGTCTTTATTACGCCGTTCTGAGACGGCCGACcagtgggacacaatgggtaCAGCCATTGCGTCCCGCCTTCGTGAACTCAGCTCAGAGCGGCAGTGGACAATTCCGCCAGTTCTGTACACAGTGCTAGAGATTTTCGGATCGCCAAGAGCCATTGCCGATAGCACTGCCATTATTGTGGCAATGAAAAATGCAGCCTTTCCTGTTCAACACTCATACCGCATGCTGCCtgcaccccaatctttccctgatcaaccgcccagggtttctaggacaccggTATACCCCATGCACCATGGCTCTCCTGACACTGGCTACGGCGACACTGCCTCAGGCGGTTCCCCATCACAAGCGTCATTTCTATCACTCATGAATAGCCCTCTGCAACAGACATCGCAACAGTCCACCTCACGACTGTGCATGCCACCAAATGCATCTCAATGCATTATAGGAGAAAACTCTTTTACTTATACGGCATTGGAGTAA